The Desulfuromonadaceae bacterium genome has a segment encoding these proteins:
- a CDS encoding M20/M25/M40 family metallo-hydrolase, whose translation MINTTRLAAEFARQSAISSPARSEGAMAVYLAERLRQLNAEVIFDTAATTIGSECGNLIARLPARRKSGAALLLAVHLDTVGPAAGIQPVLRDGIFTSAGKTVLGADDKAGIAEIIEALEVLRENDIPHVTLEIVATVCEEIGLVGAKHLDYTLLTARRALALDTNGVDRIVARAPAANKLHFEIIGREAHAGIAPQKGLSAIRVAARGIDRMPLGRIDEETTANIGIIAGGDAGNIIPRSIVLEGEARSHDPLKLARQTNMMLKCMEDAADELAVTIDGERLRATIHHTISGDYPAMNVAADADIVNLVRNAATALHRPLHVLAAGGGSDANIFNEHGIETVIMGTGMDKVHTIEEQVTVADMVRVTELLVEVIRQA comes from the coding sequence ATGATCAACACTACACGCCTTGCCGCCGAATTTGCCCGTCAGTCAGCGATTTCCAGCCCCGCCCGCAGTGAAGGGGCGATGGCCGTTTATCTTGCTGAACGCCTGCGGCAGCTCAACGCCGAAGTGATTTTCGACACCGCCGCCACGACTATCGGCAGCGAATGTGGCAACCTGATCGCCCGCCTTCCGGCCCGCCGAAAAAGTGGCGCAGCGCTGCTTCTCGCCGTTCATCTCGATACGGTCGGTCCGGCCGCAGGGATTCAACCGGTGCTGCGCGACGGAATCTTTACCAGTGCCGGGAAGACCGTCCTCGGTGCCGACGACAAGGCCGGCATCGCGGAGATCATCGAAGCCCTCGAAGTTCTCCGCGAAAATGACATCCCTCACGTTACCCTGGAGATCGTCGCCACCGTTTGTGAAGAAATCGGGCTGGTCGGTGCCAAACATCTCGACTACACACTGCTCACCGCCCGTCGCGCGCTGGCCCTCGATACCAACGGCGTCGACCGGATCGTCGCACGCGCTCCCGCCGCCAACAAGCTGCATTTTGAGATCATCGGCCGTGAAGCACACGCCGGAATCGCCCCGCAAAAAGGGCTCTCCGCCATTCGCGTCGCCGCCCGCGGGATCGACCGCATGCCCCTGGGGCGCATCGACGAGGAAACCACCGCCAATATCGGGATCATCGCCGGCGGGGACGCGGGCAATATCATTCCACGCAGCATCGTGCTCGAAGGGGAAGCGCGCAGTCACGATCCACTCAAACTTGCTCGTCAAACCAACATGATGCTGAAATGCATGGAAGATGCAGCGGACGAACTGGCGGTGACAATCGACGGCGAACGCCTCCGTGCCACGATCCACCACACTATTTCCGGTGACTACCCGGCGATGAACGTCGCTGCCGATGCCGACATCGTCAATCTGGTACGGAACGCCGCAACCGCGCTCCATCGACCGTTGCACGTCCTCGCCGCCGGAGGCGGTTCCGATGCCAATATTTTCAATGAACACGGTATCGAAACGGTAATTATGGGCACCGGCATGGACAAGGTTCATACAAT
- a CDS encoding peptidoglycan DD-metalloendopeptidase family protein, whose product MIESPFRPRRGKRNFWTRRRSRKPLLFLVLAAVGVFWLVLEQLPPLIEAHTAVVEVAPPPVPELRREWHEGEIQPGETVTSLLGEHLTAQEIYHLNRDSRDIFPLSSLCAGQPYKICLTEGTFSRFEYDINANEQFIVDRTADGFAITRQDIPYDVRVSSVQGEIRSSLFEAMAEIGESAELTMALADIFAWDIDFVRDIRFGDAFRVLVERRYRDGEFSGYGRILAAEFTNNGNAYDAFYFKDGDLHASYYDSKGQSLRKAFLKAPLSFSHISSGFSNKRFHPITKTWKSHPAIDYAAATGTPIKAVGDGKISKIGYTKYNGNYVKIRHNDTYETLYLHMNKFARGMRQGTRVAQGQVIGYVGSTGLATGPHLCFRMYKRGTPVNPYSVRPPSVAPVSDANLTEFKAHITPLIAHLQRLSDPSRVASAGAESSQSLN is encoded by the coding sequence ATGATTGAGTCCCCTTTTCGCCCGCGTCGCGGCAAGCGTAATTTTTGGACACGCCGCCGCTCGCGCAAACCGCTCCTGTTTCTTGTCCTCGCTGCGGTCGGGGTGTTTTGGTTGGTGCTCGAACAGCTCCCGCCGCTGATCGAAGCGCATACCGCAGTAGTGGAAGTTGCTCCGCCGCCTGTTCCGGAGCTTCGACGCGAATGGCATGAAGGGGAGATTCAGCCGGGTGAAACAGTCACCAGTCTGCTCGGTGAACATCTGACGGCGCAGGAAATTTATCACCTCAACCGCGACAGTCGCGACATTTTCCCCCTTTCGTCCCTCTGTGCCGGGCAACCGTACAAGATTTGCCTGACCGAAGGGACATTCTCCCGCTTTGAATACGATATCAACGCCAACGAACAGTTTATTGTTGATCGCACGGCCGACGGGTTTGCTATTACGCGGCAGGATATTCCTTATGATGTTCGGGTTTCCTCGGTGCAGGGAGAAATCCGTTCCAGTCTCTTCGAAGCCATGGCCGAGATTGGCGAAAGTGCCGAATTGACGATGGCGCTGGCGGATATCTTTGCCTGGGATATCGATTTTGTTCGCGATATTCGCTTTGGTGATGCTTTCCGGGTGCTGGTTGAACGCCGCTATCGCGATGGCGAGTTTTCCGGTTACGGACGGATCCTTGCGGCTGAATTTACGAACAATGGCAATGCATACGATGCCTTCTATTTCAAAGATGGTGATCTGCACGCATCGTACTACGATTCGAAAGGGCAAAGTTTGCGTAAAGCGTTTCTGAAAGCGCCCCTTTCTTTTTCGCATATTTCTTCCGGTTTTAGTAACAAGCGTTTCCACCCGATTACCAAAACCTGGAAATCGCATCCGGCGATTGATTATGCCGCTGCGACCGGGACACCGATCAAGGCGGTCGGCGACGGCAAGATTAGCAAGATCGGTTACACCAAATACAACGGCAACTATGTCAAAATACGCCATAACGATACCTACGAAACCCTTTATCTGCACATGAACAAATTCGCTCGCGGGATGCGACAGGGAACCAGAGTCGCGCAGGGACAGGTGATCGGCTATGTCGGCAGCACCGGACTGGCGACCGGTCCGCATCTGTGCTTTCGCATGTACAAGCGCGGTACCCCGGTGAACCCCTACAGTGTTCGACCCCCATCGGTAGCTCCGGTCAGTGATGCAAACCTGACAGAATTCAAAGCGCACATCACTCCGTTGATCGCCCACCTGCAACGGCTGTCGGACCCGAGTCGCGTTGCCAGCGCGGGCGCAGAATCCAGCCAGAGTCTCAACTGA
- a CDS encoding aldehyde ferredoxin oxidoreductase family protein yields MFGWHGRLLQVDLSAGRARTESLPEEWLHHYLGGRGLAVRLFRDFFQIEPYSPEMPLLFATGPLGATAAPTAERMAVVSRSPLTRTLYDCSVGGRFAQQLKCAGFDVVQIDGRAAVPMVLAITPSGAELLPADSLWGSTVSTTIAALNGRGSVVAIGPAGEHLVPFATIVTDDGNAADRGGLGAVMGSKRLKAVVVSGAKLPEIADPARFERAHNDILRLFRAAPVLFGELGLGAYGTPTLVDLLAQRRMTPTENFCKTFFAAAANYSGPALRAACTPHKVGCCGCPVQCQKVTADGAYLPGYEALSHFGALNNIGDLTAIITAIRTCHELGLDPVSAAATLATWGEVRGAFPTAAELVPLLHDLVWRRGAGEQLCAGSRQLALAAGKPQVSMSVKGLELPAYDPRGAYGMALAYCTNNHGGCHLGAYPLAHEILRKPAPTDRFSFAGKARMIKIAEDINAAIDSLVACKFAFLGAGIEEYAELLAAVTGVDFTPERLKEIGERIYLTERWYNDVNGFSVIDDCLPERFFREAGSSGDGIEVPPLDRARFDEELQKYYRMRGLDAHGRFVDRNFLVSLPC; encoded by the coding sequence ATGTTCGGCTGGCACGGCCGCCTGTTGCAGGTTGATCTTTCTGCCGGTCGTGCTCGAACCGAATCCCTCCCCGAGGAATGGCTGCATCATTATCTTGGTGGCCGGGGGCTCGCCGTCCGTTTGTTCCGCGATTTTTTCCAGATTGAGCCATACTCCCCTGAAATGCCCCTGCTTTTTGCCACCGGTCCGCTCGGTGCGACGGCGGCGCCGACTGCCGAGCGCATGGCGGTGGTGTCACGTTCACCGTTGACCCGCACCCTGTACGATTGTTCGGTTGGCGGACGTTTTGCCCAACAGCTCAAGTGTGCCGGATTCGATGTTGTGCAGATCGACGGGCGTGCCGCTGTTCCGATGGTTCTGGCGATCACGCCGTCCGGTGCCGAATTGCTCCCTGCCGACAGCCTCTGGGGAAGCACTGTTTCGACCACGATTGCGGCGCTCAACGGGCGCGGCAGTGTGGTTGCGATCGGCCCGGCAGGGGAGCACCTTGTCCCTTTCGCCACTATCGTCACCGACGACGGCAACGCGGCGGATCGTGGTGGTCTCGGTGCGGTGATGGGGAGCAAACGGCTGAAAGCGGTGGTGGTCAGCGGTGCAAAGTTGCCGGAAATCGCCGATCCGGCGCGATTCGAACGCGCGCACAATGACATCCTGCGCCTGTTCCGCGCCGCGCCGGTCCTTTTCGGAGAACTCGGTCTCGGCGCGTACGGGACGCCGACGCTGGTCGATCTGCTGGCGCAGCGGCGCATGACCCCGACAGAAAATTTTTGCAAAACCTTTTTTGCCGCCGCGGCCAACTATTCCGGCCCGGCGCTTCGGGCCGCCTGTACTCCCCATAAAGTCGGCTGCTGCGGCTGTCCGGTCCAGTGTCAAAAAGTTACCGCCGACGGTGCCTATCTGCCCGGATATGAAGCGCTCTCGCACTTCGGAGCGCTCAATAATATCGGTGATCTTACGGCGATCATCACGGCTATCCGGACGTGCCACGAGCTCGGGCTGGATCCGGTCAGCGCGGCAGCAACCCTGGCGACCTGGGGGGAAGTGCGGGGGGCGTTTCCGACGGCGGCCGAACTGGTTCCGTTGCTCCATGATCTGGTCTGGCGGCGCGGAGCAGGGGAGCAGTTGTGCGCCGGTTCGCGACAACTGGCGCTGGCCGCCGGAAAACCGCAAGTATCGATGAGTGTCAAGGGGTTGGAGTTGCCAGCCTATGACCCTCGCGGCGCTTACGGGATGGCGTTGGCCTATTGCACCAATAACCACGGGGGCTGTCACCTCGGCGCCTATCCGCTTGCTCATGAGATTCTCCGCAAACCTGCGCCGACCGACCGTTTTTCGTTCGCTGGCAAGGCACGAATGATTAAAATCGCCGAGGACATCAATGCCGCTATTGATTCGCTGGTGGCGTGTAAATTTGCTTTTTTAGGGGCGGGCATCGAGGAGTATGCAGAGCTTCTTGCCGCCGTCACCGGGGTGGACTTTACCCCCGAGCGGCTCAAGGAGATTGGCGAACGTATCTACCTGACCGAACGCTGGTACAATGATGTCAACGGTTTCAGTGTGATCGATGATTGTCTTCCTGAACGGTTTTTCCGCGAGGCGGGGAGTAGTGGTGACGGGATCGAGGTGCCGCCGCTTGACCGGGCACGCTTCGATGAAGAATTGCAGAAATACTACCGGATGCGCGGCCTCGACGCGCACGGGCGTTTCGTTGATCGTAACTTTCTGGTTTCCCTGCCATGCTGA
- a CDS encoding class II aldolase/adducin family protein, with the protein MLSQLDKYLGKLHRDALVKPQRAALLVKDDKLLAQGPADLSSLGAAILERINVLALAIAEPLLPLTDLLIRRAAPDCRTLVPSDTETRTFLHDIPLVRKTELTTGASALLADLLGSRKGIIVEGVGIVTTGAMTPEMAYINWSSVWHAVFVKYLSDLLTTGIRSPDDELMVAALREQYRRPITLADCCVRATPPVERSEIYAQIERIGRCTVDLQLVDSAFGNISWRDGGMIYISQTGASLDELAGCIDPVPCDNSSTVGLTASSELLAHRRIYEATGARAILHGHPKFAVVLSMLCAETGCENIDCWKDCPRIRFLATTPIVPGEIGAGGLADKVAPVIGAAGTALVYGHGVFTLGREHFGEALERLVAVENWCRQEYFRRLVVRMT; encoded by the coding sequence ATGCTGAGTCAGCTCGACAAGTATCTTGGCAAACTGCACCGTGATGCGCTGGTCAAGCCGCAGCGGGCAGCGTTGCTGGTCAAGGATGACAAGCTGCTGGCGCAGGGTCCCGCCGATCTGAGCTCGCTTGGCGCGGCGATCCTTGAGCGGATCAACGTCCTGGCGCTGGCGATTGCCGAACCGCTTCTCCCCCTCACCGATCTGTTGATTCGGCGTGCGGCACCTGATTGTCGCACGTTGGTTCCCAGCGACACCGAAACCCGGACCTTTCTGCATGATATCCCGCTGGTCAGAAAGACTGAACTTACCACCGGTGCCTCAGCGCTGCTCGCCGACCTGCTCGGTTCGCGCAAAGGGATTATCGTTGAAGGGGTGGGGATCGTCACCACCGGTGCGATGACCCCGGAAATGGCCTACATCAACTGGTCCTCGGTCTGGCACGCGGTCTTCGTCAAATATCTCAGCGATCTGTTGACCACGGGCATCCGTTCACCGGACGATGAGCTGATGGTTGCGGCATTGCGCGAACAGTACCGGCGACCGATTACGCTGGCCGATTGCTGCGTCCGGGCAACGCCGCCGGTCGAGCGCAGTGAAATCTATGCGCAAATCGAGCGCATCGGGCGGTGTACCGTTGATCTGCAACTGGTTGATTCCGCCTTCGGTAATATCTCCTGGCGTGACGGGGGGATGATCTACATCAGCCAGACCGGCGCGAGTCTTGACGAACTGGCAGGGTGTATTGACCCGGTCCCCTGCGACAATTCCTCGACTGTCGGCCTGACTGCATCGAGTGAACTGCTGGCGCACCGGCGTATTTATGAGGCGACCGGTGCCCGCGCTATCCTGCATGGTCATCCGAAGTTTGCAGTCGTGCTCAGCATGCTCTGTGCAGAGACCGGATGCGAGAATATAGACTGCTGGAAGGACTGCCCGAGGATACGTTTCCTCGCTACAACACCGATTGTGCCAGGTGAAATTGGCGCCGGTGGTCTGGCCGACAAGGTTGCGCCGGTGATCGGGGCGGCGGGAACAGCACTGGTCTATGGTCACGGCGTGTTTACCCTCGGTCGTGAGCATTTTGGTGAAGCACTGGAACGTTTGGTCGCGGTGGAAAACTGGTGTCGGCAGGAGTATTTCAGGCGCCTGGTCGTGCGCATGACGTGA
- a CDS encoding PAS domain S-box protein produces MQHPLVRADISHDNINLKEVVGTALVVALLPLLWIIQLRLAVRRRTADLRQEITLRQEKEKELKQSMEIIRDAHQRLRIQIKRMPLAYIVWDTAFCVVEWNPAAEKMFGWSAAEAAGRHAYDIFVSQAVQPIMERVWKELLAGDEQNFFESEMFNKAGNRLICAWYNSPLRAPDGEIVGVLSMVRNVTERRRAEEEMRMQLEQLSVVFDAINAVVYAADLNSHELLYLNRQGESLFGADWTGKKCHVLLQGQNEQCSFCNNDLLVKDGVPQESYVREFRNKVNGHWYRCIDRVIRWPDGRLVRVEIAFDITDNKQMEQLKDEMISSVSHEMRTPLTAILGYAELLLDNDPAPDARATYLKTIFDEAEKLNQMIEAFLHLQRHKARQHPPTLRPFAVRELLVEAVKHFRVTSTVHQFQIDCPEDLPMIRGDKEQLRQLFDHLLGNALKFSPAGGLITLGARWREERINLWVEDQGVGIPADRTKKVFERFYRVDNSDRRQFGGAGLGLTLVKDIVDSHDGHCWIESEEGRGTTVHVTLNVAD; encoded by the coding sequence ATGCAACATCCGCTGGTGCGTGCAGACATCAGTCACGACAATATCAACCTGAAGGAAGTTGTCGGCACAGCGTTGGTTGTCGCACTGTTGCCCCTGTTATGGATTATTCAGTTGCGTCTGGCGGTGCGGCGGCGAACCGCCGATCTGCGTCAGGAAATCACCTTGCGTCAGGAGAAAGAGAAGGAACTGAAGCAGAGCATGGAGATTATCCGCGATGCTCACCAGCGCCTGCGGATTCAGATTAAACGGATGCCATTGGCTTACATCGTCTGGGACACCGCCTTCTGTGTGGTGGAATGGAATCCGGCGGCAGAGAAGATGTTTGGCTGGTCTGCCGCTGAAGCAGCAGGGCGGCATGCCTACGATATATTTGTTTCTCAGGCAGTGCAGCCGATCATGGAGCGGGTATGGAAAGAACTGCTCGCCGGTGACGAGCAGAATTTTTTCGAAAGTGAGATGTTCAACAAGGCAGGCAACCGTTTGATTTGCGCCTGGTATAACTCACCGTTGCGCGCCCCCGACGGAGAGATCGTCGGGGTCTTGTCGATGGTGCGGAATGTGACCGAACGCCGTCGTGCCGAAGAAGAGATGCGGATGCAACTTGAGCAGTTGAGCGTTGTTTTCGACGCGATCAACGCGGTGGTTTATGCTGCCGACCTGAATAGTCACGAATTGCTCTACCTGAATCGTCAGGGCGAAAGTCTCTTCGGCGCCGACTGGACCGGAAAAAAATGCCACGTTTTGCTACAGGGGCAGAACGAGCAATGTTCTTTCTGCAACAACGACTTGCTAGTCAAGGACGGTGTACCGCAGGAATCTTATGTCCGGGAATTTCGCAACAAGGTAAACGGTCATTGGTATCGTTGTATCGACCGGGTGATTCGCTGGCCTGACGGGCGACTGGTGCGTGTTGAAATCGCCTTTGACATAACCGACAACAAACAGATGGAACAACTCAAGGATGAAATGATTTCCTCGGTCAGCCACGAGATGCGTACGCCGTTGACGGCGATCCTTGGCTATGCGGAGCTCCTGCTTGACAATGATCCTGCCCCTGATGCGCGGGCAACTTATTTAAAGACGATTTTTGATGAAGCGGAAAAACTCAACCAGATGATCGAGGCATTTCTGCATTTGCAACGCCACAAAGCCCGACAACATCCGCCGACCTTGCGGCCGTTCGCGGTGCGCGAGTTGCTGGTCGAGGCCGTCAAGCATTTTCGCGTGACGAGCACGGTCCACCAGTTTCAGATCGACTGCCCCGAAGATCTGCCGATGATCCGTGGCGACAAGGAACAGTTGCGGCAATTGTTTGACCATCTGCTCGGCAACGCGCTGAAATTTTCTCCAGCTGGCGGGTTGATTACCCTCGGCGCACGCTGGCGCGAGGAGCGGATCAATCTGTGGGTTGAAGATCAGGGAGTGGGGATTCCCGCCGACCGGACAAAGAAGGTCTTCGAGCGCTTCTACCGGGTGGATAACAGCGATCGTCGCCAGTTCGGCGGTGCCGGTCTTGGTCTGACTCTGGTCAAGGACATTGTCGACAGCCACGACGGGCACTGCTGGATTGAGAGTGAAGAAGGTCGCGGAACGACGGTTCATGTGACCTTGAATGTTGCTGACTGA
- the fabG gene encoding 3-oxoacyl-ACP reductase FabG codes for MEENKVALVTGASKGIGAAIAIELANEGYDIWLNYRSDHGGAEQVADEIEALGGQCTLVPFDVADGKAAKTALEPLLDEATPFALINNAGFNQDMLMVWMGDAEWNGVLDVHLGGFFNVTKPVLTEMLKKKRGRIINIVSTSGQTGMAGQVNYSAAKAGLIGATRSLAAEVAKRKVLVNAVSPGFIETEMIANLPKDQIIRHIPLGRVGTAAEVSGMVAFLCSDKATYITGQVISINGGSFMG; via the coding sequence ATGGAAGAAAACAAGGTCGCTCTGGTGACCGGTGCCAGCAAAGGGATCGGCGCAGCGATAGCGATAGAACTGGCAAACGAGGGGTACGATATCTGGCTTAATTATCGCAGTGACCATGGCGGAGCAGAACAGGTGGCTGACGAGATTGAAGCACTGGGGGGCCAGTGTACACTGGTGCCGTTCGATGTCGCTGACGGCAAGGCGGCGAAGACCGCGCTCGAACCGCTTCTGGACGAGGCGACACCGTTCGCTTTGATCAACAATGCCGGGTTCAACCAGGATATGCTGATGGTATGGATGGGGGACGCCGAATGGAACGGGGTCCTCGATGTCCATCTCGGCGGGTTTTTTAATGTGACCAAGCCGGTTTTAACTGAAATGCTCAAGAAAAAACGGGGCCGGATTATCAATATCGTCTCGACGTCGGGACAGACCGGCATGGCCGGGCAGGTCAATTATTCTGCGGCCAAGGCCGGGCTGATCGGTGCGACCCGTTCCCTGGCCGCTGAGGTTGCTAAACGCAAGGTGCTTGTCAATGCGGTGTCCCCCGGCTTTATTGAGACCGAGATGATCGCCAACCTGCCGAAAGACCAGATTATTCGCCATATTCCGCTCGGGCGTGTCGGCACTGCCGCCGAGGTCTCCGGAATGGTCGCCTTTCTCTGTTCTGATAAAGCCACCTACATTACCGGTCAGGTGATCTCGATTAATGGCGGAAGTTTTATGGGCTGA
- a CDS encoding adenylate/guanylate cyclase domain-containing protein codes for MRTIFFHYRVLGLVVVALLAFLLYAVDFDGVNKFALQFEDLKFGVRGMIGQEPEGSKDIVIVTVDERSVNQLGRWPWDRRVIGDLLARLQEADLVGLDIVFSEPTDAAHDAYLAEKIAGNENIVGGFFFRNEASKRTDAADLDILQDYAYLEPEVRDSTIGIKDFPYAEINIPVISDAFLTAAYFNSEPDPDGLYRRYPLAFIHEGYVFPPLAVQLLRFKRNQAARIVLDRHGVAEFGLGDISLQRDNYFRLNYYRPDQSVFIPALEVYNGTVKPEFFRNKIVLVGVTEIGVFDMRPTPVDPVTPGVWLHYVALSNLMHNEMLHNSPLRDAALIAVALLLSLAVSLHRSLAVRLALYTTLLGAVLIISNLSLLIGNLWQREFYALFPALLLIVVLEISAFVRTEVRAGELKRAFTSYVSPEVVGEIINHPDKLELGGEEREISILFSDIRGFTSLSEQVTPTELVKMLTQIHDPMTQVIMHNKGLLDKYIGDAMMALFNAPLDVPDHADQAVRSALELVAALTDINHGFREQGFPPVDVGVGINTGRCIVGNMGSKARFEYTAIGDAVNLASRLEGLCKTYHSRVVISAATKEKLTGDFVLRMLDRVRVKGKNIPVEIYEVMADCAENRTIADHFNQALDRYFARDFNAAGASFTRLASDGDRPAEIFKLRCEAFISRPPDGDWDGVYTLKTK; via the coding sequence ATGCGTACCATCTTTTTCCACTATCGTGTTCTGGGTCTGGTCGTGGTCGCCCTGCTGGCGTTTCTGCTCTATGCTGTCGACTTTGACGGTGTCAATAAATTCGCGCTCCAGTTTGAAGACCTCAAGTTCGGTGTCCGGGGAATGATCGGACAGGAACCGGAGGGGAGCAAAGATATCGTCATCGTCACCGTCGATGAACGCAGCGTCAACCAGCTCGGCCGTTGGCCCTGGGATCGGCGCGTGATCGGTGATCTGCTTGCCAGGCTGCAAGAAGCTGATCTGGTCGGGCTCGATATTGTTTTCTCCGAACCAACCGACGCAGCGCACGACGCGTATCTCGCGGAAAAGATTGCCGGGAACGAAAATATCGTCGGTGGTTTCTTCTTTCGCAACGAAGCCAGCAAGCGAACCGACGCGGCAGATCTCGATATTTTACAGGATTACGCCTACCTCGAACCGGAAGTACGTGACAGCACCATCGGCATCAAGGATTTTCCCTACGCAGAAATCAACATCCCGGTTATTTCCGATGCCTTTTTGACCGCCGCCTACTTCAACAGCGAACCGGACCCGGACGGACTCTACCGGCGCTACCCCCTCGCTTTTATTCACGAGGGATATGTTTTCCCGCCTCTGGCAGTGCAGTTGTTACGTTTTAAACGCAACCAGGCCGCACGCATTGTGCTCGATCGGCACGGCGTTGCCGAGTTCGGCCTCGGTGATATCAGCTTGCAGCGCGACAACTATTTCCGCCTCAACTATTACCGACCTGACCAGAGTGTTTTTATCCCGGCACTGGAGGTTTACAACGGTACGGTCAAACCGGAGTTCTTCCGCAACAAGATCGTGCTGGTCGGGGTCACTGAAATTGGCGTCTTCGACATGCGCCCGACACCGGTCGATCCAGTGACTCCGGGAGTCTGGCTGCACTATGTGGCGTTGTCAAACCTGATGCACAACGAGATGCTGCATAACTCGCCGCTACGCGACGCGGCACTGATTGCTGTCGCCCTGCTGCTCTCCCTCGCCGTCAGTCTGCACCGCTCCCTCGCCGTGCGACTGGCGCTCTACACGACCCTCCTTGGCGCCGTGCTGATCATCTCCAACCTGTCACTGTTGATCGGCAATCTGTGGCAGCGCGAATTTTACGCTCTTTTCCCCGCCCTGCTGCTGATTGTCGTCCTCGAAATCAGCGCCTTTGTGCGCACCGAAGTGCGCGCCGGAGAACTGAAACGCGCGTTCACTTCGTATGTTTCCCCGGAGGTCGTCGGCGAAATCATCAACCATCCGGACAAGCTGGAACTCGGCGGTGAGGAGCGCGAAATTTCCATCCTTTTCTCCGATATTCGCGGCTTTACCTCATTGTCGGAACAGGTTACTCCGACAGAGCTGGTCAAGATGCTGACCCAGATTCACGATCCGATGACACAGGTGATCATGCACAACAAGGGGTTGCTTGACAAATATATCGGCGATGCAATGATGGCGCTTTTCAACGCTCCACTGGATGTTCCTGATCATGCTGACCAGGCCGTGCGCTCGGCACTGGAACTGGTCGCCGCGCTGACCGATATCAATCACGGATTCAGGGAACAGGGCTTCCCTCCGGTTGATGTCGGGGTCGGAATCAACACCGGCAGATGTATTGTCGGCAATATGGGATCAAAAGCGCGATTTGAATACACCGCCATCGGCGACGCCGTCAACCTCGCGTCACGGCTGGAGGGGTTATGCAAAACCTACCACTCGCGCGTGGTGATCAGCGCAGCTACCAAAGAAAAACTGACCGGGGATTTTGTGCTGCGAATGCTTGATCGGGTACGGGTCAAAGGGAAGAATATCCCGGTGGAGATTTATGAGGTGATGGCCGATTGTGCGGAAAACCGGACGATCGCCGACCACTTCAACCAGGCCCTCGACCGTTACTTTGCTCGCGACTTCAACGCTGCCGGGGCATCCTTTACCCGCCTCGCAAGCGACGGTGACCGTCCTGCCGAAATCTTCAAATTACGTTGTGAGGCGTTTATCTCCCGCCCCCCGGATGGGGATTGGGACGGGGTTTATACCCTGAAAACAAAATAA
- a CDS encoding L,D-transpeptidase, translating to MKYNLFDLGAGLLVGLLLLLVLKGAFELPPPAPTGPPVPPLSAEPTVEPTVEPTVEPRHVIPSSAAPSALIKNARLLIRKKERRLDLFAGDDLVKSCAIGLGFEPTGDKRERGDGRTPEGVFYVFTKNPQSSYYLSLGISYPGGEDAGRGLVAGLIDFDEYDAIIKAQHERRPPPMNTRLGGEIYIHGHGSGSDWTLGCIALNDDDVRELFEKVPLGAEVVIEP from the coding sequence ATGAAATACAATCTTTTCGATCTGGGGGCGGGGCTGCTGGTTGGGCTGTTGTTGCTGCTGGTACTGAAAGGGGCATTTGAATTGCCGCCGCCCGCGCCGACTGGCCCGCCGGTCCCGCCGCTGAGCGCAGAGCCAACTGTAGAGCCGACCGTAGAGCCGACCGTAGAGCCGAGGCACGTTATCCCCTCCTCCGCAGCACCGTCGGCATTGATCAAAAACGCCCGGTTGCTGATCCGCAAGAAGGAGCGTCGTCTCGACCTCTTCGCCGGAGACGATTTGGTAAAAAGTTGTGCCATTGGCCTGGGGTTTGAGCCGACTGGCGATAAAAGAGAGCGCGGCGACGGGCGCACTCCGGAAGGGGTGTTTTACGTCTTCACGAAAAATCCCCAAAGTTCCTATTACCTGTCCCTGGGGATCAGTTATCCCGGCGGTGAAGATGCCGGGCGCGGTTTGGTGGCTGGTTTGATCGATTTCGATGAGTACGATGCCATTATCAAGGCGCAACACGAACGCCGTCCACCACCGATGAACACCAGACTTGGCGGGGAGATCTATATCCACGGGCACGGCAGTGGCAGCGACTGGACGCTCGGTTGTATCGCCCTCAATGATGACGATGTGCGGGAGCTGTTCGAAAAAGTTCCGCTCGGTGCGGAAGTGGTGATCGAACCTTAG